The sequence GTTAGCAaggaaaatagttaaaaaaaaactgttagttgtttggtattttgtaatattatacgaaggtttttgtgattttattataataaagtagAATGGTAAGTAgtaatatattgattattgatcATTTGAATCTAGATCtgccaaaataaaatttcagttttatataattataatcaacaaaaacttttcgcacttttttataataatacattaaaaatatttgaatcaatattaCCTCTTGTTGTGCCTGTTGTTGCTGTTGTTTCAATTTTGCCTGTGCATTTTTGAGAGCcctaaaaatagttttatttcagataattctacaaaacatcaaaagatttttagatttttattcaATACTCTCTTTCAAATCTCTATGGTTCTAATGTTCATTTTAACTAAGGTATGATAAGTTAGatcttttttaaagaaaaatcagCCAACCactacaaattataaataaattcttacTGCTGAAGATCAGAAATCTGCTTCTCTTTCGCATTTTGTTCTTCCTGACTCATCTGAACTAGTTGAAGCAATCTTTCCATTTCGGTTGCTGATCGTTTGGCTTCTTCTTGCGCTTGTTCCATTTTCTTTTCTGCTTCAGATAATTTCTTATTCAATTCACCTACTGCCGCAGCGTTTCCTCCAGCctagacattttcaaaaaatgtatcattCATATTACATTCTTATCTTCAGTTAGCGACTTACTCTCTGTAGGGAATTTTGTAATTGGTCCAATTGCtgcttttgtttttgtaattgcTTATCTAATTCGGCTAAGgctctttctttttcttcaacttgTCTGctcttattttctattattcttcGTTGCTCCTCGAATTGTTTCTTCGCTTCCTCAATCACCTTTCTTTCTTCCGTCATTTGTTTCTTTTCTGCGGTATGGTCCTCAATGGGTTTCTGGGTCCTTACATCTGTAGCTCTTTTATGAGCTTCTTGAAGCTCCAGCTAGAATTgttctaatataaatatttatccataaaaataaatttattcaaggttCATTAGTAAAATTTGACTGTTAAAATAAGGGAAAcataaaaagttttgtattatttaatatgaaaacattttttttgaataagtttaaaGGTAATTCAATACTGGAGTTGGTGAACATAagctaaaacaaaaaacatgttaaaatactttaattttACTTCAtgtatgaaatttgttttcgaTGGTAGACAAAAAACTGATGCTTCCAAGTCCCTTTGTTGCCTAACGAATTGTGAAAGAAGGAGAGAAATAACTTCAATTGCTGTCAGGTGCTTCAATATAGTGGACCAATATGGAACAGGAAGATATCCAATTTGTGATAATTACCTACGTAGAATCTAGTACTAACTAATTTACAAGGTATACAGCTTCGTGTATAACCTTATAATAGTAATGAAAAGATTTATCttagttcaaaaaatttcaaaacatgccacttgaaaattaagaaaaatatttgcaacTTATGGCAATCGAATAATGCAAATAACTTAAGAAGTTTGACTTGGCCATGTTATGCAAGTACTTTCCTTTTTTCAATGTGACAGTGCATCGTGAGATAAAATGGGTAGATAACCtaacaaaaacattattagaGGTTAGTTTTAGTAAAATATAGATATCTGATGACATTTTGTTTATGTAAGACTAAATCTGACAATGTTTATCATCACAAAGTATGCAACACATATATCACATTCGAAGAATAAATTTTCTAAGctatttttttcatagtatCCTGATGTGGCAATTctcaattttctttgaaatatacattttttctactttcatttcaaaatatacctGATTTCTTTCCAGTTCCTGTACCAACATCTCCAGCTGCGATTGTAACCTTTCCTTCTCCGTTGTAGAATTCTTCACTTCGTTATGCGCTTTCTCCAATTCTCTTCGTAATCGAGCCAACTCCTTGTCATCTTGTTGTGGTGGTTGTATTCCTCGTTCTTTCTGATACTGCGCCATCTGTTGTAATTGTTGCTGCAACTGTTTCTCCATAACTTGGATACGTTTTTGTAGATCCTGAGCTGTTTTTTCGGCTTGATCTGCTCTATCCGTTTCTTGCTGTACGACTTTCCTCCATTGTTCCAATTCGGAATCACCCCTGGCTCCCGATTCGTGAAGAAGTTTTTCCGCCTTATCTGCTCTTTGTCTGTGAGTATCTCTTTCTTTCTGTACTGCTTGTAATTGTTGTTGCAATTTGGCTATTTCTCTATCTCTGTTTTCTATTACATCTTTGGTTCCCCTTTCTACATCTTGAGTCATTTTCTTTTGCTCCGCCTTGAGTCTTGCAACTTctgctttttgtttttctaattctGCTTCACTTTGGTTTAATTCTTGTTGGAAGTTCATTAACATATCTTGCGATTTTTCCAGTTGCATTACCAGTTGGTCTCTTTCCATAGTTAGTTGTTTTATGTCAGCTTCGTATTTAACTATCTGTTTCTCTATAGATTCTCCCTGTCTGCCTTGTTTGTCGAGCATTGCTGccattttttctctttctcttgATACCTAGAATGGAAAATTATGTGAATattctagaaaacaaaaatgtcaGCAATACGatataataatttgttcaacTAAAGGACTTATTAACGAATTTAAAACTTTGGAAAGTTATTATAACCACATAAGTTTAGAAAAAACATACTTGTGCCAATTCTTGTTGCAGTTTTACTATAGTTTCTTGAGACCTATGATCGATTGTCCTTCGTTGCGAATCCAATCCAGTTCTTATTTGTTGTAGTTCTGCTCGCAAAACATCCCTTTCCTGTTCCATAGTCTTCCAATCGAGTTTATCTCTTTCTATACGCTCGTGCATTCTTGCAAGCTCAGTTGCCATCCTTTCGAATTCAATCTTAGTAGCCTCGTTGGTCTGTAAGGCATTAGCTAAGTGCTGTTGCGATTTTTCAAGTTCTTGAGCTAATCTACCAGCTTCTAGCTCGGTAGCGTCTCGAGCTTGGATAGCTTTTTCTAATTTCTCCttcaatttctcaatttctaATCGTTCATCATTTCGAACTTTGTCTGCGGCTAGAGTTTGACGTCTATCTGCCTGTGCCACTTCCATTCTTAATTTTTCGTTATCTTTCTCTAATTTTTCAGATTGAGTTTTGAGTTTTTCGTATCTGTCTCGTAATTTTTCGCATTCTATTACTGCTCGCTCCAATTCAAGACGTTGCTTGTCTTGTCCACCTGATACTTTGGAAATTTCTTGTCTAGCTAGATCTAGTTGTATACTAACTTCATGTAATTTCGTTTCTAATTGTTGATTCGTGTTTAGTGTCCTTGAGAGATCTTCTTTGAGGCGTTCTATTTCCGCAcctctttctttttcttgttcATAAGTGAACTTGCCTCTCGTACTCTCTAGATGTGCTATTTCCTTTCTGGATCTATCCAACTCTCCTAGTGTTTTGTCTAATCGTTCTCTTAACCTACAAACAAGTAATCAGATGAAATTAATaatctatattatttattccatgGAACAAAaggttttgaaacaaaagaaatatctAAGAATATGATTTAAACGAGATAAAACTCACCTGTCGATCTCGGCACGTAATCGATCGCTATCATCTCTCGATCTCTCTTCTCTATCGTATTTCGAATACCGTTCTCTTCCTGGTGCAGTTGATTCACGTAAGGCATCATACTCAGcaattatttttctgaattCAACTTGTAATTTGTCATGTTTATCACGTGCTTTTTCTACTTCAACTTGCAATCGGGCTGATTCTTCTTGACATTTTTCGTAACTCGTCTGAAAAGAGTTTCAGAAATTATTACATATGTATCAAACAATTATACGTATCAAACTTACCTGAACTTTTGCAAGTTGTCCATGAGTTCTTTCAACCTCGTATTGTAATCTTTCATTATCGGCgtgtaatttttctttttcgctTTGGACTCGTCTAATTTCAATTTGGGCTTTTTCGTATCTATCTCTTACCATTTCGATATCAATATTTAATCTTTCCAATTCTTCTTTGGACTTTTCTTCCAATTCTTTCGAtctacaaacaaaaacattaagaCGATTAGATGATTTAGACCAAGGTGTCTATAGATCTATAgattgataatattgataagAGTAACTGTAAAGAATTTTACCTTCCTAATTGCATCGCTACTCTATCGTACATTTCTTGTGTTCTCTGCATTTCATCCTGAAGTTTTCGTTGTTCGTCTCGCATTTTAGCTACAagtatttgttgtttttctacTTCTAGTTCGAAACGTTCTTTTTCTGCTGATACTGTATCAAGTTTATTCTGTACTCTGTATAAGTCGCTTTGGGATctaaaaaaacgataaaacaGGATAAACAAATACAGTTAGTGTTATTGCACTCACCTTtcgtatttttctaataatttatcgAATTCTTTGTGCATATTTTCACGTTCGTCCATTGCTTTTTGAGATGCATATATTGctttatctaatttttctttgagtAAATCTATTTCTGAAAGAGCATCATCTctttcaatttgtaatttttgttgtgAAGAATGGGCCTTCTCCCATCTGTCTTTGAGTACGTCAAGTTCCGTTTCTATATCTGTTCTTTCTCTTTGTACCTTTGCTATTTGTGTCAATTGCATTTCTactctttctttcaatttatcgCATTCATCCTGATAGCAATCTCTCTCCTTCTGAATTCTAGATATAGCattctaaaaaagaagaaatgagcTCTGGTTATACTATTTAATCCGATAGACATACTtgggttttttctattttatctcTCAGCCGATCTGACTCTGCTTGAGCTGATTCCTTTTCTTTCTGTAGACGAGCAGACTGGGCGAGAGCCTTGTCCAATTGCGACTGGATATTCTCTAAATCGTATGACACTTTTTCTTTCTCCAGTTGTATctataaacattaaacaaaatttctcaCGCAATTAGAAAAATGAATGATTACACACCCTTCTGGTCTCTCCAAGTGACTTGTCTAGTTTTTCTTGCAGTTTGTCTACTTCTGTCTGTGCTTTGTCTAGGGCGTTCTGAAGTTTGTCTTGTTGTAGTTGAGCCTTTCCCAAGGTCGCCGACGTACGCTCCAATTCTTCTCTTGCTTTCTCCAACTCTCCATATGCTCGGTCCTTGTCGGAATGGAGTTTCGCTGTTGTGGATTGTGCTCTCTCTAGTTCCTCCCGAAGACTCTCTTGCTCTTGGTGAGAATTTTCTAGTCGGgcctaaatatttttcaatagattatATACACTGATAAACATATGAAAGgtgaaatattccaaaattcaTTACCTTGAGGCGATAAACTTCCCCCTGAGacttttcaagtttttcttgtAAAGCTGTAGCCTCTTGGCGTGCTCTTTCGCTATCTGCTTGTGTCACTCTCAATTCAGCTTGACATCTTCTAAGCTCAGATGATGTTTTGTCAGCTCTTTCTTGCATTCTGAAATGTGGTAATCagaaaataattagtaatttttaggataattttatataaatggaATAAATGCACAATAGAGTGTAGATGAAAAGAATTTATGAGGTAATTCATACCTTAACttgaagtaaataataaatttgaaccaGTTCTGATTACGAAAACCAGCAACAAACATAACCGGGCAAgtatcaaattataatacaacAGGCAAAAGAAAAAGAGGTAGATCTGTATGAACATGAAGAAGGATTATCTAGAAAGAACTGCAATAAACTTAACATGGAAATGATGCTACAGTAATGGCCAAAACAGAAGGAAATGAAGAGACCTTGGCAACAAAATTGGAACGATGCATGAGGAAGCGCCCTCAGCCCACAGCTCctgaaataacaataaattcgatatttctGAAATTGCGTTCTAGAGTTATGGTCAATAACACATCAGATTTTATTAGGAACTAGCTTTTAGTCGCGATTTCGTCTGAGTAGAGCTAAAGCACCTACGCTAGTATTATTCCTCGTACgtgaacatatatttttatttttacgagGCAGTATTGCGTCTTTGttttatagttttgaaattttgaaactgAAATACTGATGGCGGGGGAAACACTTCATTAAAGTTGGTTGTTTGAGTTGCAGATTGGCCAAATATTCTATCAAACTTCCTAGTTCTTACAAGCTTTCTCGTTTTACGttataacaaatcaattttGGAGCGGCATTGACTTTTTTAGCAGCTGTTCCAGCCACTAATAGTTTTAgagataatatttaaaattaaggCTTCCAGCCTTTTGTTTTGTATTggattttcaaacaaaatattagtacTATAAAACATGTAGACGGTAGAAAGtacatatttatacatattcTGTCCATTTCTGTACATTTCAATAGACTAAAATCTGTGGGTATTCTTGGTCAAAATACTGTATAACTTTCCCGCATCCTGATGtacgaaattttttaacatttctttgaAACGGCACTACTCGAAATCTAGTACCATTGCAACGTGTCGGTGGGTAATAAGATGCCAATCGTAAAGTTTTTGAGGGAGTAGGTAGgtacaattattttgtttaaaacttgTGTTGAATAATTAACATCCTGATTGCAAACTCTATTGATAAGATAAGATGTGTTTGGTCTTTACAAAAATGCAAGATTTGAGTATACTACTGACAAGGTCTAGTGGGTAGTTATATACGAGAACGATCCCAGAAGTCCAGACGTACCAGGCCTGACCTGACGCGGTAGTAGGTGCTTCAAAAATATCACTATATTAGAAAATACGCAATCTATACAGCGGacgtttcaagtttgaagacgtcacgttgttcagtatttgtttggcagctatcaATATTGaaggttttcagtgaatttattaacatggaaaaaattgatcatccACCAACcaccaaccaatataaaagctgaattagattctactcggggtgagactgctccttcgttatcaacagtaaaaactgggtagcagagtttagaGGAGGCCTTACAACCTGCGAAAACCAGCATCGTAGTGGCCGATCAAATGAGGTgccgactccagaaatgttgatgaATATCTACAAAACGATATGGATGATCGGCGATTGAAACTACGCGAGCTAGAAGACATAGTATTCATtgcaaaaagtgcggtacatggcatattaattgaaaatttggatcAGAGAAAGCTGTGCggaagatgggtgccgcgtttgctcacaatggaacaaaaaaaacgtCGTGAAAATGTTTCTATCGATTGTTTAGCAATGTTGCATCACTTTAAatccgaaacaaaagaacaattcaAACATTGAACTGAAAAGgcaaagaaggcaaagattatcccatctgcaggcaaggtcatggcgacGGTTTTTTGGTATCAACgcgggataattttcattgactatcttggaaaagaaaaaactattaaaggcgagtattatacgaacttattgTAACGATTGAGcgaagaaataaagcaaaaaaggCCGaaggctaagaagaaagtgttgtttcatcaagaatTTGCATCAGtgcacacatccgttattgcaatggccaaaattagtTTAAAGTGCTACCTCATGCACACTATTTGCCAGATTTGACTCCCTCGTATGATTTTCTGGGAAAAGGATAtgacgttgaaaaataaataattttttttgttgttttctttgttgagccacatacttctgggaccatcctcgtatagtACTAGTCCCTTCTGGATACCTTCTCTCCCCTACAACCAGAATAATAGTAGAAATATACAAACTACCTTAGAAAACTAAATAGTTGACACcccaatttcatttatttgtatagattattttaaattatgtctcctaaaatttcaaattcttgaTCACGATAAATCTAgcgaaataatttttaaaatgaacatcaatcatatcaaaaataataatttcattatttttctcttcaaacTCACCTATCTAATTCATGCGAGCTACTGAAAGTGACTCTGCCAAATGAACTACTTGCGGTGGTGCTCTGAGCTCTTTCGAGGTCGCCTCTGAGACGTTCGTTATCTAATTCCAATCGGGTTAATCGTTGTCTTGCCGCCTCCCAGTCTGCTCCACTTCTTCCAACCTCGACGGCGGCTTTGTCCAGCTCGGCCTTGGATTTACCCAATTCTGATTGAGAACTTTCCAACTTCGCTTCCAAGCGATCTCTGTCATTTTGTGCtctgaaatcaaaatattgaacaattatCGGAATGATTAACGTTTTTTACCTGGAAATACTTTTAATTTGGAGTATTCAGGAATTCAATTTTCGTTTTCAATTCATAGAGAAAAGAGAAATTACTTTCTGATTGCTCtattatcatttaataataGATTCTGATCACTTGAAATCCATTTTAGAACTATAAAAGGATTGAAAACGCATTTCGATACTTTTAGAGTCATTAGAAGCAGCCAAGGAGTATAGAATCGTGCATAGTCGTGCCAGATCGTTCTGtcgttaatatttttagagGCTTTGCTACTTTCTCGACCGAAGTAACAGTTCATACAACTATATCTGAGGAATACTTTTTACTTCCAATTCAAGCAAAAATGCTAAAGTTGTTTTCGCCTCTACCaactttattttcaacatatctTTTCTCGTGAATTTTTAAGCTCGGATTACAACTTAAGACTAAATTCCGCACCTTTGAGTTCGAAAGTTGATAAagatttgtaaataaatatattagagatAGATAGAAACTCTTTTCCTAATAGCGCATTGTCAATAAAACTTTCTTTAGGGTTCaggaaaatatattcattacaTTTACGTTGTGAACAGTCGCCgagaattttatttgtttgtagtcaatcttttaaattaaatttgtctTTTGAATCACATTCTAAGCTATTCTATAAAGCATTTTATAGCTCGGAAATTCGCTCGAAAAATGCAGATTGTTGTTTTTTGATCTACCCTCCAAGTAATTTTGAGGAAGTAGAAGACCCCAGTAAAAAATCACTAGTTCCATTTAAAAGGAGAAGGAAGACAAATATAAGTACAATTACGTACAACATTTATTTGGAACAATCACCTCGAGAATGTAATTTTAGAAGTCATTCCGACTATATGCATATTTGCTTGACATGGAGATTAGAGCCTAAAATGGTATGCTAGATATATCAAACAGTCATCAAACCCATGTTCACATATGCAGCGCTTGTTTGGTTCTcgaaaattgaacaaataacaACTTAGAAAAAAACCAAACAATAATCAAAGTCTAATCTGTCTAGGTATAACAAGGGTAATGACCTAACTACAGCCCTAGAGGTGCCACTGAACCTGCCACCTCTTCACCTCATAGTGAAGGAAGAGGTATTTAGCAACGCCCACAGGCTGATCCAGATAGTAAATCTTAAGCCAGAAAATCTAATAGGTCATCTAAGGATTATAGAGCTAATAAA comes from Diorhabda carinulata isolate Delta chromosome 8, icDioCari1.1, whole genome shotgun sequence and encodes:
- the LOC130897445 gene encoding myosin-10 isoform X2, encoding MSRDAYVGGTRSPRGVRLPTVDRSPSRGAYPGGSPLGRKPLRQTRSGNNSPEHGYGYHHSSPYYRDEDLGSPMLEERGRPMTVGPGHHRSRSATRPSNPMSVRYQSLDRGPTMDHEREFLPIRDRRDRSLDRGLYFDDEPYTSSFTSRSARQSPTSHQPFIGELQHQNSDLQRDLANLKKELELTNQKLGSSMHSIKTFWSPELKKERALRKEESAKYSLINDQLKLLSSENQKQAMLVRQLEEELRMRMRGPSIEIQQQMEALFQENEHLTREIAILRDTIKELELRIETQKQTLQARDESIKKLLEMLQNKGMGKEEERQMFQQMQAMAQKQLDEFRVEIQRRDQEILAMGAKMKTLEEQHQDYQRHIAVLKESLCAKEEHYNMLQTDVEELRQRLEEKNRYAEKKAQQFQQERARAAAEMAEMREHMDIKDRKINVLQRKVENLEDLLKEKDNQVDMARARLSAMQAHHCSSEGALSSLEEAIGDKEKQMNQLREQRDRAEQEKHEERELHEREIAEYKMKLHALNSEVEKLTARLERAQNDRDRLEAKLESSQSELGKSKAELDKAAVEVGRSGADWEAARQRLTRLELDNERLRGDLERAQSTTASSSFGRVTFSSSHELDRMQERADKTSSELRRCQAELRVTQADSERARQEATALQEKLEKSQGEVYRLKARLENSHQEQESLREELERAQSTTAKLHSDKDRAYGELEKAREELERTSATLGKAQLQQDKLQNALDKAQTEVDKLQEKLDKSLGETRRIQLEKEKVSYDLENIQSQLDKALAQSARLQKEKESAQAESDRLRDKIEKTQNAISRIQKERDCYQDECDKLKERVEMQLTQIAKVQRERTDIETELDVLKDRWEKAHSSQQKLQIERDDALSEIDLLKEKLDKAIYASQKAMDERENMHKEFDKLLEKYERSQSDLYRVQNKLDTVSAEKERFELEVEKQQILVAKMRDEQRKLQDEMQRTQEMYDRVAMQLGRSKELEEKSKEELERLNIDIEMVRDRYEKAQIEIRRVQSEKEKLHADNERLQYEVERTHGQLAKVQTSYEKCQEESARLQVEVEKARDKHDKLQVEFRKIIAEYDALRESTAPGRERYSKYDREERSRDDSDRLRAEIDRLRERLDKTLGELDRSRKEIAHLESTRGKFTYEQEKERGAEIERLKEDLSRTLNTNQQLETKLHEVSIQLDLARQEISKVSGGQDKQRLELERAVIECEKLRDRYEKLKTQSEKLEKDNEKLRMEVAQADRRQTLAADKVRNDERLEIEKLKEKLEKAIQARDATELEAGRLAQELEKSQQHLANALQTNEATKIEFERMATELARMHERIERDKLDWKTMEQERDVLRAELQQIRTGLDSQRRTIDHRSQETIVKLQQELAQVSREREKMAAMLDKQGRQGESIEKQIVKYEADIKQLTMERDQLVMQLEKSQDMLMNFQQELNQSEAELEKQKAEVARLKAEQKKMTQDVERGTKDVIENRDREIAKLQQQLQAVQKERDTHRQRADKAEKLLHESGARGDSELEQWRKVVQQETDRADQAEKTAQDLQKRIQVMEKQLQQQLQQMAQYQKERGIQPPQQDDKELARLRRELEKAHNEVKNSTTEKERLQSQLEMLVQELERNQLELQEAHKRATDVRTQKPIEDHTAEKKQMTEERKVIEEAKKQFEEQRRIIENKSRQVEEKERALAELDKQLQKQKQQLDQLQNSLQRAGGNAAAVGELNKKLSEAEKKMEQAQEEAKRSATEMERLLQLVQMSQEEQNAKEKQISDLQQALKNAQAKLKQQQQQAQQEEHENSIRDVNIGSNFKQMVSTLKTLQQSKLENGEDYFKQLELALKSYEAALEESEASRKKLETTLKELTEYKEQTNEVDENYIKQLESTLRSYKVTLEETKYEKQVLESTLKEKENYIRELEHNLKNRENKELLLSSFEKQKRTIEDHDNEKGGDALVEKDARIKELECALRESIKISTEREMVLIQEEKKRQQIIQKVYKLEQRLLSLQSAQALRCHSCKPYVSRMTTLETKLAELISVRKKNLQELAHMKREALQAAISEKDAHLALLEISGIRSAHQAEEVDRLHLDKRRLLEKLKEEVELSVSIDEDFNEDYELPVSLISTEEIDQT
- the LOC130897445 gene encoding trichohyalin isoform X1, whose translation is MSRDAYVGGTRSPRGVRLPTVDRSPSRGAYPGGSPLGRKPLRQTRSGNNSPEHGYGYHHSSPYYRDEDLGSPMLEERGRPMTVGPGHHRSRSATRPSNPMSVRYQSLDRGPTMDHEREFLPIRDRRDRSLDRGLYFDDEPYTSRSARQSPTSHQPFIGELQHQNSDLQRDLANLKKELELTNQKLGSSMHSIKTFWSPELKKERALRKEESAKYSLINDQLKLLSSENQKQAMLVRQLEEELRMRMRGPSIEIQQQMEALFQENEHLTREIAILRDTIKELELRIETQKQTLQARDESIKKLLEMLQNKGMGKEEERQMFQQMQAMAQKQELQAANETLRTLQTQLELVPSPSSSTVKVLLDTKDARIATLEREVRLLESEVERLTPQVPSAVVCAMAPPPIKRQLDEFRVEIQRRDQEILAMGAKMKTLEEQHQDYQRHIAVLKESLCAKEEHYNMLQTDVEELRQRLEEKNRYAEKKAQQFQQERARAAAEMAEMREHMDIKDRKINVLQRKVENLEDLLKEKDNQVDMARARLSAMQAHHCSSEGALSSLEEAIGDKEKQMNQLREQRDRAEQEKHEERELHEREIAEYKMKLHALNSEVEKLTARLERAQNDRDRLEAKLESSQSELGKSKAELDKAAVEVGRSGADWEAARQRLTRLELDNERLRGDLERAQSTTASSSFGRVTFSSSHELDRMQERADKTSSELRRCQAELRVTQADSERARQEATALQEKLEKSQGEVYRLKARLENSHQEQESLREELERAQSTTAKLHSDKDRAYGELEKAREELERTSATLGKAQLQQDKLQNALDKAQTEVDKLQEKLDKSLGETRRIQLEKEKVSYDLENIQSQLDKALAQSARLQKEKESAQAESDRLRDKIEKTQNAISRIQKERDCYQDECDKLKERVEMQLTQIAKVQRERTDIETELDVLKDRWEKAHSSQQKLQIERDDALSEIDLLKEKLDKAIYASQKAMDERENMHKEFDKLLEKYERSQSDLYRVQNKLDTVSAEKERFELEVEKQQILVAKMRDEQRKLQDEMQRTQEMYDRVAMQLGRSKELEEKSKEELERLNIDIEMVRDRYEKAQIEIRRVQSEKEKLHADNERLQYEVERTHGQLAKVQTSYEKCQEESARLQVEVEKARDKHDKLQVEFRKIIAEYDALRESTAPGRERYSKYDREERSRDDSDRLRAEIDRLRERLDKTLGELDRSRKEIAHLESTRGKFTYEQEKERGAEIERLKEDLSRTLNTNQQLETKLHEVSIQLDLARQEISKVSGGQDKQRLELERAVIECEKLRDRYEKLKTQSEKLEKDNEKLRMEVAQADRRQTLAADKVRNDERLEIEKLKEKLEKAIQARDATELEAGRLAQELEKSQQHLANALQTNEATKIEFERMATELARMHERIERDKLDWKTMEQERDVLRAELQQIRTGLDSQRRTIDHRSQETIVKLQQELAQVSREREKMAAMLDKQGRQGESIEKQIVKYEADIKQLTMERDQLVMQLEKSQDMLMNFQQELNQSEAELEKQKAEVARLKAEQKKMTQDVERGTKDVIENRDREIAKLQQQLQAVQKERDTHRQRADKAEKLLHESGARGDSELEQWRKVVQQETDRADQAEKTAQDLQKRIQVMEKQLQQQLQQMAQYQKERGIQPPQQDDKELARLRRELEKAHNEVKNSTTEKERLQSQLEMLVQELERNQLELQEAHKRATDVRTQKPIEDHTAEKKQMTEERKVIEEAKKQFEEQRRIIENKSRQVEEKERALAELDKQLQKQKQQLDQLQNSLQRAGGNAAAVGELNKKLSEAEKKMEQAQEEAKRSATEMERLLQLVQMSQEEQNAKEKQISDLQQALKNAQAKLKQQQQQAQQEEHENSIRDVNIGSNFKQMVSTLKTLQQSKLENGEDYFKQLELALKSYEAALEESEASRKKLETTLKELTEYKEQTNEVDENYIKQLESTLRSYKVTLEETKYEKQVLESTLKEKENYIRELEHNLKNRENKELLLSSFEKQKRTIEDHDNEKGGDALVEKDARIKELECALRESIKISTEREMVLIQEEKKRQQIIQKVYKLEQRLLSLQSAQALRCHSCKPYVSRMTTLETKLAELISVRKKNLQELAHMKREALQAAISEKDAHLALLEISGIRSAHQAEEVDRLHLDKRRLLEKLKEEVELSVSIDEDFNEDYELPVSLISTEEIDQT